One window of Chionomys nivalis chromosome 18, mChiNiv1.1, whole genome shotgun sequence genomic DNA carries:
- the Crabp2 gene encoding cellular retinoic acid-binding protein 2, translating to MPNFSGNWKIIRSENFEELLKALGVNVMLRKIAVAAASKPTVEIKQEGDSFYIKTSTTVRTTEINFKIGEEFEEQTVDGRACKSLVKWESENKMVCDQRLLKGEGPKTSWTRELTNDGELILTMTAEDVVCTRVYVRE from the exons ATGCCTAACTTTTCTGGCAACTGGAAGATCATCCGATCGGAAAACTTTGAGGAATTACTCAAAGCTCTGG GGGTGAACGTAATGCTGCGGAAGATCGCCGTGGCTGCAGCATCCAAGCCAACAGTAGAAATCAAACAGGAGGGCGACTCTTTCTACATCAAAACTTCCACCACTGTACGAACCACAGAGATAAACTTCAAGATTGGGGAGGAATTCGAGGAGCAGACTGTGGATGGGAGAGCCTGTAAG AGTTTGGTAAAATGGGAGAGTGAAAACAAAATGGTGTGTGATCAGAGACTTCTGAAGGGAGAGGGCCCCAAGACCTCCTGGACCAGAGAACTGACCAATGATGGAGAGCTGATCCTG ACCATGACGGCAGAGGACGTCGTGTGCACCAGGGTCTACGTCCGAGAGTGA